One Thermococcus sp. DNA window includes the following coding sequences:
- the iorA gene encoding indolepyruvate ferredoxin oxidoreductase subunit alpha, whose product MEAVKAHPSDSVEVKVERREKKLLMGNEAIAYGALESGVVFATGYPGTPSTEVIETIARLKPEVFAEWAPNEKVALEEAAGVAYTGLRALVTMKCVGLNVAADPLMSLAYSGVEGGLVILVADDPGPHTSQTEQDDRYYGKLSLLPVLEPADPQEAHDLIIYAYELSEKYKVPVIFRTTTRVNHTTADVEVGEFVELDRKPVFKKDIERYVRASMEGNRKRHRWLNETLAKIEEEFNGMPFNWVEGNGEAKIGIIVEGAPYNYVREVLPKLNADFKILKLSTPHPLPKKLVLDFLKSVDYAIVVEDGAPFLEEEVKIVAYEAGLRVPIYGKRTGHLPLEGELTPSLVRNALLRLLGEEGETYEKPEEVKYAESLAPKRPPVMCPGCPHRGSYRAALDALRDLKLGRYSVPIHGDIGCYALSLLPPLEAIWTEYVMGASISLANGQSVVMGKKIIATIGDSTFFHNGIQPLIDAVYKNLNVLVMILDNRTTAMTGHQPHPGTGGSETGRKFNEIDIEALVKALGVKYVKTVDPYDLKQTREAIKEAMQVEGPAVIIAKRECVIPVIRRGEIGEIPLVLEDKCTGCKACILLTGCPALVYNPETNKVRIDNLLCTGCGVCNQTCPFDAIKFPSELERGA is encoded by the coding sequence ATGGAAGCAGTTAAAGCTCACCCTTCTGATTCTGTGGAGGTAAAAGTTGAGAGGCGCGAAAAAAAGCTCCTTATGGGGAACGAGGCCATAGCCTACGGCGCCCTTGAGAGTGGTGTCGTTTTTGCGACGGGTTACCCCGGAACGCCTTCAACCGAGGTTATAGAGACCATCGCGAGGCTTAAACCTGAGGTCTTCGCCGAGTGGGCGCCGAACGAGAAAGTCGCCTTAGAGGAAGCGGCGGGAGTTGCCTACACCGGGTTGAGGGCCCTCGTCACGATGAAGTGTGTTGGCTTAAACGTTGCCGCTGACCCGCTAATGAGTCTGGCCTATTCAGGTGTCGAGGGCGGTCTTGTAATCCTCGTTGCGGATGACCCCGGGCCACACACCAGCCAGACCGAGCAGGACGACCGCTATTATGGAAAGCTCTCCCTCCTGCCTGTTCTCGAACCTGCCGACCCGCAGGAGGCCCACGATTTAATAATCTACGCCTACGAGCTGAGCGAGAAATACAAGGTCCCTGTAATTTTCCGCACGACCACGAGGGTAAACCACACGACGGCCGATGTGGAAGTTGGCGAGTTTGTCGAACTCGACAGAAAGCCGGTCTTCAAGAAGGACATTGAAAGATACGTCAGGGCCAGCATGGAGGGCAACAGGAAGAGGCACCGCTGGTTGAACGAGACTCTCGCCAAAATCGAGGAAGAGTTCAATGGCATGCCTTTCAACTGGGTTGAGGGTAATGGGGAGGCCAAAATCGGAATAATCGTTGAAGGCGCGCCCTACAACTACGTGCGCGAGGTTCTTCCAAAGCTCAACGCGGACTTTAAGATTCTAAAGCTCTCAACACCGCATCCACTTCCGAAAAAGCTCGTCCTTGACTTCCTGAAGAGTGTGGACTACGCGATAGTGGTCGAGGACGGGGCACCTTTCCTCGAGGAGGAGGTCAAAATAGTTGCTTACGAAGCAGGTTTGAGAGTCCCGATTTACGGCAAGAGGACAGGCCATCTTCCGCTCGAGGGCGAGTTAACGCCGAGCCTTGTCAGGAACGCGCTCTTAAGGCTCCTCGGAGAGGAGGGCGAAACCTACGAGAAGCCGGAGGAAGTCAAGTATGCTGAAAGCTTAGCTCCAAAAAGGCCCCCCGTCATGTGCCCCGGCTGTCCTCACAGGGGAAGCTATAGAGCGGCCCTGGACGCGCTCAGAGACCTCAAGCTCGGGCGCTACTCCGTCCCAATCCACGGCGACATAGGTTGCTACGCGTTGTCTCTCCTCCCGCCACTCGAGGCCATCTGGACGGAATACGTAATGGGCGCGAGCATAAGCCTTGCCAACGGTCAGAGCGTCGTCATGGGCAAGAAGATAATAGCCACCATAGGCGATTCGACCTTCTTTCACAACGGAATCCAGCCTTTAATAGATGCAGTCTACAAGAACCTGAATGTTCTGGTGATGATACTCGACAACAGGACGACGGCCATGACCGGTCATCAGCCGCACCCTGGAACCGGTGGAAGTGAAACGGGAAGGAAGTTCAACGAGATTGACATAGAGGCGCTGGTTAAAGCCCTCGGTGTCAAGTACGTTAAGACAGTTGACCCCTACGACCTCAAGCAGACGAGGGAAGCGATAAAGGAGGCCATGCAGGTGGAGGGTCCGGCAGTTATAATAGCGAAGCGCGAGTGCGTCATTCCCGTGATAAGGCGCGGTGAGATAGGGGAGATACCTCTGGTCTTGGAGGACAAATGTACAGGCTGTAAGGCATGCATACTCCTAACCGGCTGTCCTGCTTTGGTCTACAACCCGGAGACGAACAAGGTAAGAATAGACAATTTACTCTGTACGGGCTGTGGCGTCTGCAACCAGACGTGCCCCTTCGATGCCATAAAGTTCCCGAGCGAGCTGGAGAGGGGGGCTTAG
- a CDS encoding HIT family protein — MECPFCYPPEEQLLYEDELVRILLDAYPASRGHLLVVPRRHVERWEDLREEEKLALIKGMELAMAVLRETLKAEAFNVGMNLGKEAGQTVPHIHLHVIPRWRGDSKNPRGGVRKAVLDLEDENLNMKERWLRNRLKPEEISLLREVFAKIR, encoded by the coding sequence ATGGAGTGTCCCTTCTGTTATCCCCCGGAGGAACAGCTCCTCTATGAGGACGAGCTGGTAAGGATTCTGCTTGATGCTTATCCAGCCAGCAGGGGCCATCTACTCGTCGTTCCGAGGAGGCACGTCGAGCGCTGGGAGGACCTCCGCGAGGAGGAAAAGTTAGCCCTGATTAAGGGCATGGAGCTTGCTATGGCCGTCCTCAGGGAGACGCTGAAGGCGGAGGCATTTAACGTCGGCATGAACCTCGGAAAGGAAGCCGGCCAAACCGTTCCCCATATCCACCTCCACGTTATCCCGCGCTGGAGGGGTGACAGCAAAAACCCGCGGGGAGGCGTTAGGAAGGCCGTTCTCGATTTGGAGGACGAGAACCTAAACATGAAGGAGCGCTGGCTGAGGAACAGGCTCAAACCTGAGGAGATTTCACTGCTGAGGGAAGTTTTTGCAAAGATTAGGTAA
- the psmA gene encoding archaeal proteasome endopeptidase complex subunit alpha — MAFVPPQAGYDRAITVFSPDGRLFQVNYAREAVKRGATAVGVKWKDGVVLAVEKRITSRLIEPRSYEKIFQIDDHIAAAPSGIIADARVLVDRARLEAQIYRLTYGEPVPLTVLVKKICDLKQAHTQYGGVRPFGAALLMAGVNEKPELYETDPSGAYFEWKAVAIGSGRNVAMAIFEEHYSDDIDKEGAIKLAVLALAKTLEEPTADSIEVAYITTEERKWKKLPKEELEKYLNEVLEEVKEEEVEEKAEDYSELDQNY; from the coding sequence ATGGCGTTTGTACCACCGCAGGCCGGCTACGACCGGGCGATAACCGTTTTCAGCCCGGACGGAAGGCTGTTCCAGGTAAACTATGCAAGAGAGGCTGTAAAAAGGGGAGCCACGGCTGTAGGAGTGAAGTGGAAGGACGGCGTCGTTCTTGCCGTTGAGAAGAGAATCACGAGCAGGCTAATAGAACCAAGAAGTTACGAGAAGATTTTCCAGATTGACGACCACATAGCCGCGGCTCCAAGCGGTATAATAGCCGACGCAAGGGTTCTCGTTGATAGGGCCAGGCTGGAGGCTCAAATATACCGCCTCACCTACGGCGAACCTGTTCCGCTCACCGTTCTGGTGAAAAAGATATGTGACCTAAAGCAGGCCCACACCCAGTACGGCGGGGTCAGGCCTTTTGGAGCGGCCCTTCTCATGGCCGGCGTTAACGAGAAGCCGGAACTCTACGAGACCGACCCGAGCGGTGCCTATTTCGAATGGAAGGCGGTAGCTATAGGCAGTGGAAGGAACGTGGCGATGGCCATCTTCGAGGAGCACTACAGCGACGACATAGACAAGGAAGGTGCAATAAAGCTCGCCGTGCTGGCCCTCGCAAAGACCCTCGAGGAGCCAACGGCCGACTCGATAGAGGTAGCCTACATAACCACTGAGGAGAGGAAGTGGAAGAAGCTCCCGAAGGAGGAGCTTGAGAAGTACCTCAACGAGGTTCTCGAGGAGGTTAAGGAGGAGGAAGTCGAGGAGAAGGCCGAGGATTACTCCGAACTCGACCAGAACTACTGA
- a CDS encoding ribosome assembly factor SBDS yields MPISVDKAVIARLKTHGETFEILVDPYLARDFKEGKEVPIEEILATPYVFKDAHKGDKASEHEMEKIFGTSDPYEVAKIILRKGEVQLTAEQRRQMLEEKKRYIATIIHRHAVDPRTGYPHPVDRILRAMEEAGVHIDLFKDAEAQVPKVIKAIRPLLPIKLEVKIIAVKIPGDYVGKAYGEVRKFGTIKREEWGSDGSWMFLIEIPGGVEEEFYEKLNALTKGTAVTKLIERKGL; encoded by the coding sequence ATGCCGATTAGCGTTGACAAAGCGGTAATCGCCCGTCTTAAGACGCACGGCGAGACGTTTGAGATACTGGTTGACCCATACTTAGCTAGGGACTTCAAAGAGGGCAAGGAGGTTCCGATAGAGGAAATCCTCGCCACTCCTTACGTTTTCAAGGATGCCCACAAGGGCGATAAAGCCAGCGAGCACGAGATGGAGAAGATATTCGGGACCAGCGACCCCTACGAGGTTGCAAAGATAATTCTTCGAAAGGGCGAAGTTCAGCTCACCGCCGAGCAGAGGAGGCAGATGCTCGAGGAGAAGAAGCGCTACATAGCGACGATAATCCACAGACATGCGGTTGACCCGAGAACCGGCTATCCCCATCCAGTTGACAGAATCCTTAGGGCCATGGAAGAAGCCGGAGTTCACATAGACCTCTTTAAAGATGCCGAGGCGCAGGTTCCAAAGGTGATAAAGGCAATCCGACCGCTCCTCCCAATAAAGCTTGAGGTGAAGATAATAGCCGTCAAGATACCCGGAGACTACGTCGGAAAGGCCTACGGTGAAGTTAGGAAGTTCGGAACCATAAAGCGCGAGGAGTGGGGAAGCGACGGCTCGTGGATGTTCCTCATCGAGATTCCTGGTGGTGTCGAGGAGGAGTTTTATGAGAAGCTTAACGCCCTGACGAAGGGCACCGCCGTAACTAAACTTATAGAGAGGAAGGGACTATGA
- the rrp4 gene encoding exosome complex RNA-binding protein Rrp4, translating to MRRIFVKPRELVVPGTLLAQGPFKNGRGTFREGNRIYSTVIGLVEIRGDLIRVIPLEGPYIPEVGDNVLGKIVDVKFSNWTVDIGAPYQANLRVQDAVEERIDLLKTDLRKIYDIGDIIYAKVKAFNEINQIDLTTKGMPFKGGPLRGGQLVTITPSKVPRLIGKGGSMINMIKKLTGTRIIVGQNGWVWVSGKNDELEKLAIEAILKVDRESHTQGLTDRVKEYLLSRLRELKEQGVIEEIPQLDEKEGENDDGQA from the coding sequence ATGAGGAGGATTTTTGTAAAACCGAGGGAACTCGTAGTCCCTGGGACTTTGTTAGCCCAGGGACCCTTTAAGAACGGCAGAGGGACCTTCAGGGAAGGCAACAGAATTTACTCGACGGTTATAGGACTCGTTGAGATACGCGGAGACCTCATAAGGGTAATTCCTCTGGAGGGACCCTACATACCCGAGGTCGGCGACAACGTCCTCGGAAAGATAGTGGACGTGAAGTTCTCCAACTGGACCGTTGACATAGGGGCACCCTATCAGGCGAACCTCCGCGTTCAGGATGCAGTGGAGGAGCGCATTGACCTGCTCAAGACAGACCTGAGGAAGATTTACGACATAGGGGACATAATCTACGCCAAGGTGAAGGCCTTCAACGAGATAAACCAGATTGACCTCACGACTAAGGGCATGCCCTTCAAGGGAGGCCCCCTCAGGGGAGGCCAGCTGGTAACGATAACGCCCTCAAAGGTTCCGAGGCTCATCGGAAAGGGTGGCTCGATGATTAACATGATTAAGAAACTGACAGGAACGAGGATTATAGTCGGTCAGAACGGCTGGGTCTGGGTGAGCGGAAAGAACGACGAACTTGAGAAGCTCGCCATAGAGGCCATACTCAAGGTTGACCGTGAGAGTCACACCCAGGGATTAACCGATAGGGTCAAGGAGTACCTGCTCTCAAGGCTCAGGGAACTCAAGGAGCAGGGAGTTATTGAGGAAATCCCCCAGCTTGATGAGAAGGAAGGTGAGAACGATGATGGGCAGGCCTGA
- the rrp41 gene encoding exosome complex exonuclease Rrp41 — protein MMGRPEGLKLIDENGRRLDGRKKYELRPIKMEVGVLKNADGSAYVEWGKNKIMAAVYGPREIHPKHLQRPDRAILRVRYNMAPFSVEERKKPGPDRRSVEISKVIRGALEPALILEMFPRTAIDVFIEVLQADAGTRVAGITAASLALADAGIPMKDLVAACAAGKIDGEIVLDLNKDEDNYGEADVPVAIMPLKNDITLLQMDGYLTREEFIEAVRLAIKGAKAVYQKQREALKEKYLRIAQEVAGNE, from the coding sequence ATGATGGGCAGGCCTGAAGGTTTAAAGCTCATCGACGAGAACGGTAGAAGGTTGGACGGTAGAAAGAAGTACGAGCTCAGGCCAATTAAAATGGAGGTTGGCGTTCTCAAGAACGCTGACGGCTCGGCCTACGTCGAGTGGGGCAAGAACAAGATAATGGCGGCCGTTTACGGCCCGAGGGAGATACACCCCAAGCACCTCCAGAGGCCCGACAGGGCAATCCTGCGCGTTCGCTACAACATGGCCCCCTTCAGCGTTGAAGAGCGCAAGAAACCCGGCCCGGACAGGAGGAGCGTCGAGATAAGCAAGGTAATAAGGGGGGCGCTCGAACCGGCCTTGATTCTCGAGATGTTTCCAAGGACTGCAATAGACGTCTTCATAGAGGTTCTTCAAGCAGATGCCGGAACGCGCGTTGCTGGAATAACCGCCGCTTCCCTCGCCCTGGCCGACGCGGGAATACCTATGAAGGACCTCGTAGCCGCGTGCGCCGCGGGGAAGATAGACGGCGAAATAGTTCTCGACCTCAATAAGGACGAGGACAACTACGGTGAGGCTGACGTTCCCGTTGCTATAATGCCACTCAAGAACGACATAACGCTCCTTCAGATGGACGGCTACCTGACAAGGGAGGAGTTCATCGAGGCAGTAAGGCTTGCCATCAAGGGGGCGAAGGCCGTCTATCAGAAGCAGAGGGAAGCACTCAAGGAGAAATACCTCCGCATAGCCCAGGAGGTGGCGGGCAATGAGTGA
- the rrp42 gene encoding exosome complex protein Rrp42 yields MSEMEVMASIMRDHIINLLREGKRIDGRSFEDYRDLEIKVNVIEKAEGSAWVRLGNTQVLVGIKVDLGEPFPDLPDRGVMTTNVELVPLASPTFEPGPPDENAIELARVVDRGIRESQAVELEKLVIVPGKLVRVVFIDVHVLDHDGNLLDASGIGAIAALMSTKIPKIEYDEESGEVKILDEYEPLPVRRVPIPVTFAKIGNTMIVDPNLDEERVMDGRITITTDENGHISAVQKGEGGAFKLEEVIYAVDTAFKKAEEIRKIVLEAVGRA; encoded by the coding sequence ATGAGTGAGATGGAAGTAATGGCCAGCATAATGCGCGACCACATCATAAACCTCCTCAGGGAGGGCAAGAGGATTGATGGTCGCTCCTTCGAGGATTACCGCGATTTGGAAATCAAGGTCAACGTCATAGAGAAGGCCGAGGGCTCAGCTTGGGTCAGGCTCGGCAATACACAGGTTCTTGTTGGAATAAAGGTTGACCTCGGCGAGCCCTTCCCGGATTTACCGGACAGGGGTGTTATGACGACCAACGTCGAGCTCGTCCCGCTGGCTTCGCCAACGTTCGAACCCGGTCCGCCGGACGAGAACGCTATAGAGCTCGCCCGTGTCGTGGACAGGGGAATCAGAGAAAGTCAGGCCGTTGAGCTCGAAAAGCTCGTAATAGTTCCGGGCAAACTCGTGAGAGTCGTCTTCATAGACGTTCACGTCTTGGACCACGACGGCAACCTGCTCGACGCGAGCGGAATAGGAGCCATAGCGGCCTTGATGAGCACAAAGATTCCGAAGATAGAGTACGACGAGGAGAGCGGTGAGGTGAAGATACTCGACGAGTACGAGCCCCTTCCAGTGAGGAGGGTACCGATTCCGGTTACGTTCGCCAAGATAGGCAACACCATGATAGTTGACCCGAACCTCGACGAGGAACGCGTCATGGACGGCAGGATAACCATAACCACCGACGAGAACGGCCATATTTCAGCTGTTCAAAAGGGCGAGGGCGGGGCCTTCAAGCTCGAGGAGGTAATATACGCCGTTGACACCGCCTTCAAAAAGGCCGAAGAAATAAGAAAAATCGTTCTTGAGGCCGTTGGGAGAGCCTGA
- the sepF gene encoding cell division protein SepF, whose amino-acid sequence MGLFDSLKKKEKKPKMKPPASIKKDVAPRNDIDVVPIEEDVLAKELIKPQVRYLKKITVTSYSDLERISSELQEGNIVLVDLTPLEKRPDVLEKVAEQIKGMVSALGGQAAKICKAEIKLILVPEDIKISK is encoded by the coding sequence ATGGGATTGTTCGACAGCCTCAAAAAAAAGGAGAAGAAACCTAAAATGAAACCTCCAGCGAGCATCAAAAAAGACGTAGCTCCTAGGAACGATATCGATGTTGTTCCGATTGAGGAGGATGTTCTTGCTAAGGAACTAATTAAACCGCAGGTTCGGTATTTGAAGAAGATAACCGTGACAAGCTACTCCGACCTCGAAAGGATTTCCAGCGAGCTCCAGGAGGGTAACATCGTTTTAGTCGACCTAACGCCTCTTGAGAAGAGGCCCGATGTCCTCGAGAAGGTTGCTGAGCAGATTAAGGGTATGGTTAGTGCCTTAGGCGGACAGGCGGCGAAGATATGCAAAGCCGAGATTAAACTTATTCTCGTTCCCGAGGACATAAAAATCTCCAAGTGA
- a CDS encoding ZPR1 zinc finger domain-containing protein — protein MGEKKGEKVNVNPELGEVQVISLGDCPICGGKGTLKAIQHIHEIPYFGKVMESTIYCEKCGYRNADVMILEDRPPKLYTVRVENEKDLFTRVVRSKSGTIELEEIGVKIEPGPAAEGFITNVEGVLERVRETLLMAREFRKQEGDEEAVKKADEILEYIEEVKEGKKPLTVKIADPLGNSALIGEKVKSRLLTEEEIKKLSLGPYKIVEPEGTEDSKESGEERQG, from the coding sequence ATGGGTGAGAAAAAAGGCGAGAAGGTTAACGTTAACCCCGAGCTCGGCGAGGTTCAGGTCATAAGCCTTGGGGACTGCCCAATCTGTGGCGGAAAAGGGACGTTAAAGGCCATACAGCACATCCATGAGATTCCATACTTCGGCAAGGTCATGGAGAGCACGATATATTGCGAGAAGTGTGGCTACAGAAACGCCGACGTCATGATACTCGAGGACAGGCCACCGAAGCTCTACACGGTAAGGGTCGAGAACGAGAAAGACCTTTTCACGAGGGTCGTGAGGAGCAAGAGCGGGACGATAGAGCTCGAGGAAATAGGGGTTAAGATTGAACCCGGGCCCGCTGCGGAAGGTTTCATAACCAACGTCGAAGGTGTCCTTGAGAGGGTTCGCGAGACCCTTCTAATGGCGAGGGAGTTCAGAAAACAGGAGGGTGACGAGGAGGCCGTAAAGAAGGCAGATGAAATACTAGAGTACATCGAAGAGGTCAAGGAGGGCAAAAAACCCCTGACTGTTAAGATAGCGGACCCCCTCGGCAACAGCGCCCTGATAGGCGAGAAGGTCAAGAGCAGGCTTTTGACGGAGGAAGAAATCAAAAAGCTCAGCCTTGGACCCTACAAAATCGTTGAACCGGAAGGGACAGAGGACTCCAAAGAAAGCGGGGAGGAACGTCAGGGGTAG
- a CDS encoding ASCH domain-containing protein: MEHVIALHQVYAELIFRGLKTVEVRKRKAFEEGDLVFLYIARGNPYELRDTLRRLGLHEEQTLTERGTIAGGFEVGEVIKADLDTLWEIAKDTSGLTLVHGENGKKWLGNYIRDYGYVFTIERPFLFEKPMSREEMKERYGIHVEGIIHLSRKTRKPWVRALIEDLLARDYFYP; this comes from the coding sequence ATGGAGCACGTTATAGCGCTCCACCAGGTCTACGCGGAGCTGATATTCAGGGGCCTGAAAACCGTTGAGGTCAGAAAGAGGAAGGCCTTTGAGGAAGGCGACCTCGTTTTCCTCTACATAGCGCGGGGGAACCCCTACGAGCTCAGGGACACGCTGAGGAGACTCGGTCTCCATGAGGAGCAGACCCTAACGGAGAGGGGGACGATAGCCGGAGGATTCGAGGTGGGGGAGGTCATAAAGGCAGACCTTGATACGCTCTGGGAGATTGCAAAAGACACGAGCGGTTTGACCCTTGTCCACGGCGAGAACGGGAAGAAATGGCTGGGCAACTACATCAGGGACTACGGTTACGTCTTTACAATAGAGAGGCCATTTCTATTCGAGAAGCCGATGAGCAGGGAGGAGATGAAAGAAAGGTACGGAATTCACGTGGAGGGAATAATCCACCTCTCAAGAAAAACGAGAAAGCCCTGGGTCAGGGCTCTAATAGAGGACCTGCTTGCTAGGGACTACTTCTACCCCTGA